One genomic region from Candidatus Binatia bacterium encodes:
- a CDS encoding TetR/AcrR family transcriptional regulator: MANRTEPSSRHYDEKLKDILKRSAKIFAEKGFHHTSIRDIARETGMSLAGLYYYFRTKEELLFLIQEHCFLTLLQRWEREVSPDADVRVRIRAFAENHLGYFLHNMHEMKVMAHEDESLTGEFGEKVLVLKRRYVKILMDLIGELQRRESGRVIDLRAATFSLFGMMNWIYTWYHSQRDLPLPQLIEQMLRIYFFGILQGAEADEPWFTAPSSETGKEKFSLWQNLP; the protein is encoded by the coding sequence ATGGCCAACCGCACCGAGCCGTCCTCGCGCCACTACGACGAGAAGCTGAAGGATATCCTCAAGCGCTCGGCCAAGATTTTCGCCGAAAAAGGCTTTCATCACACTTCGATTCGAGACATTGCGCGCGAGACCGGCATGAGCCTGGCCGGCTTGTATTATTATTTCCGCACCAAAGAGGAATTGCTCTTCCTGATCCAGGAGCATTGTTTCCTGACGCTGCTGCAACGGTGGGAGCGGGAAGTGAGCCCGGACGCCGACGTGCGCGTGCGCATTCGCGCCTTTGCCGAAAACCACCTGGGCTATTTTCTCCACAACATGCACGAGATGAAGGTCATGGCGCACGAAGATGAGTCTCTGACGGGGGAGTTCGGGGAGAAAGTCCTGGTCCTCAAGCGTCGCTACGTGAAAATCCTGATGGATTTGATCGGCGAGCTGCAAAGACGCGAGAGCGGCCGGGTGATCGATCTCCGCGCCGCGACGTTTTCGCTTTTCGGCATGATGAACTGGATCTACACCTGGTATCATTCCCAGCGCGACCTGCCGCTGCCGCAACTGATCGAGCAGATGCTGAGGATTTATTTCTTCGGCATCCTGCAGGGCGCGGAAGCCGATGAGCCGTGGTTCACCGCGCCTTCATCCGAAACCGGAAAAGAGAAATTTTCTCTCTGGCAAAACCTTCCTTGA
- the cas2 gene encoding CRISPR-associated endonuclease Cas2 gives MAEEKFLHLVCYDIRDPKRWRRAYKLLKGYGKSLQYSIFECRMTRRELERMRWELEKELSEEDSLMIAGLCAGCHSKIIARNTRTEFLQEEPRFRILGAA, from the coding sequence ATGGCAGAGGAAAAATTCTTGCACCTTGTTTGTTACGACATCCGCGACCCAAAGAGATGGCGACGCGCTTATAAGCTCTTGAAGGGATATGGAAAGAGTCTTCAGTACTCTATCTTCGAATGCCGGATGACAAGGCGCGAGTTGGAGCGAATGCGGTGGGAACTCGAAAAGGAACTGTCAGAGGAAGATAGTTTGATGATTGCAGGGCTCTGCGCCGGATGCCATTCCAAAATTATTGCGAGAAACACAAGAACGGAGTTCCTCCAAGAGGAACCAAGATTTCGAATTTTAGGGGCAGCTTGA
- a CDS encoding peroxiredoxin, giving the protein MVSVGGKAPEFNLKGIDRGSVADYSLKSYPGKWLVIFFYPADFTFICPTEVTGFSKMARDFRAEEAEVLGVSVDSLETHRAWIEELGGVDYPLLSDAEKKMSRAYGVLDEKDGVSLRATFIVNPAREVGYFVVSHMNVGRSVEETLRVLKALRTGKLCPAEWQPGGATGELRLKY; this is encoded by the coding sequence ATGGTTTCCGTCGGTGGCAAAGCGCCAGAATTCAACTTGAAAGGGATTGACCGGGGAAGCGTCGCCGATTATTCGCTCAAATCCTACCCGGGAAAATGGCTCGTGATCTTTTTTTATCCGGCGGACTTTACCTTCATCTGCCCGACGGAAGTGACGGGGTTCAGCAAAATGGCGCGAGATTTCCGCGCCGAAGAGGCGGAGGTGCTGGGGGTCAGCGTCGATTCGCTGGAGACGCATCGGGCGTGGATCGAAGAGCTGGGCGGCGTCGACTATCCGCTGCTGAGCGACGCGGAAAAAAAGATGAGCCGGGCTTACGGAGTCCTGGACGAGAAAGACGGCGTCAGCCTGCGCGCGACCTTCATCGTCAATCCGGCGCGCGAGGTCGGCTACTTTGTCGTGAGCCACATGAACGTCGGGCGGAGCGTCGAAGAGACGCTCCGCGTGCTCAAGGCGCTCCGCACCGGAAAACTCTGTCCCGCCGAGTGGCAGCCGGGCGGAGCCACCGGGGAATTGCGCCTCAAATACTAG
- the cas1 gene encoding type I-MYXAN CRISPR-associated endonuclease Cas1 has translation TKETVPVREVGELVLHGQAQITTQAIHLCAHQEVGVHWMTGGGRYVGSMAAGASPVQRRIRQYEALREPGFSFKLAKKLASARSASQLGFLLRASREKGRSSQVDNALRGIRAALRTMNQTEGIDSLRGFEGEAGRLYFSWLPKLLREDLDERLRFEGRNRRPPRDCFNALLSFGYALLHRDVMQAIIAVGLEPSFGFFHTPRSAAHPLALDLMELFRVPLWDMPLVASVNRQQWDADEDFTHAGVQVWLSDKGRQKAIEVYERRKEDQWKHPVTGYSLSYARLIELECRLLEKEWSGEPGLFARMRLR, from the coding sequence ACCAAGGAGACCGTGCCGGTCCGCGAGGTCGGCGAGCTGGTACTCCATGGACAAGCCCAGATAACAACTCAAGCCATTCATCTTTGTGCGCACCAGGAAGTCGGCGTTCACTGGATGACGGGAGGTGGACGTTACGTCGGAAGCATGGCGGCGGGCGCCAGCCCAGTGCAGCGCCGAATTCGTCAATACGAGGCGCTTCGTGAGCCAGGCTTTTCTTTCAAGTTGGCCAAGAAGCTTGCGTCTGCCCGATCGGCCAGCCAGTTAGGCTTTTTGCTTCGTGCTTCCCGCGAGAAGGGCCGCAGTTCTCAGGTTGATAACGCCTTAAGAGGAATTCGCGCCGCGTTGAGGACGATGAATCAGACGGAGGGAATCGATAGCCTCCGGGGCTTCGAGGGGGAGGCGGGAAGACTTTATTTTTCTTGGCTGCCGAAGCTGTTAAGGGAAGATCTCGACGAACGCCTCCGCTTTGAAGGTCGCAATCGTCGGCCGCCCCGGGACTGTTTTAATGCTTTACTAAGCTTTGGCTACGCTTTGCTTCATCGAGATGTAATGCAGGCCATCATTGCAGTCGGCTTGGAACCGTCTTTTGGATTTTTCCATACGCCGCGCTCCGCGGCACACCCTCTCGCCCTCGATCTTATGGAGCTGTTTCGCGTTCCGCTGTGGGATATGCCGCTTGTGGCATCCGTGAACCGCCAGCAATGGGACGCCGACGAAGACTTTACGCATGCAGGCGTGCAAGTGTGGTTAAGCGATAAGGGGCGGCAGAAGGCGATCGAGGTCTACGAGCGGCGAAAGGAAGATCAGTGGAAACACCCGGTGACCGGTTACTCGCTTTCATACGCCAGATTGATCGAGCTTGAGTGCCGGCTGCTTGAAAAGGAATGGTCGGGCGAGCCGGGCCTTTTCGCCAGAATGCGGTTGAGGTGA